Below is a window of Undibacterium sp. YM2 DNA.
AAGATGCTGGGACATACACGCCTGCAAAAACTCATCATCGGCAATATCCCGGAAATGACACCTTATCCGGATGCCGTCAGGGCTAATCTGGACAAGGCAGGCCAGCTAAGCGCAATTCCCGATGATGCACAGCACCTGCTGTTTGCAAAACTGCTGGACAATGATGGTGACTACACACCCATCCCGGCAATCGATCCCAAAGAAGCCATCGCAACCCTGCAATACACGGGCGGCACTACTGGCCTGCCCAAGGGGGCGATGCTCACGCATGTCAACCTGACCACGGCGTGCAGCCAGATCATGGAGACCACCAATATCGAGCCGCGTGTACTGGAAGAGGGTAAGGAAAAACTGCTGGCCGTTTTACCGTTATTTCACATCTATGCATTGACAGTAGATATGCTGTTCGGCATACGCCTGGGTGCAGAAATTGTCTTGCATACCCGCTTCGATGCTGATGCCGTGGTCAAGGATCTGGCGAATAAAAAAATCACGGTATTCCCTGGTGTGCCGACAATGTACACAGCCATCATCAATCATCCGCAGATCAAGGAATATGATCTCAGTGCTTTAAAGTTTTGCAACTCCGGTGGCGCACCCTTGCCGACAGAAGTGCTACAACAATTCCAGGCGCTGACAGGCTGCACCCTGCTGGAAGGCTGGGGCATGACCGAGACTTCGCCCACCGGTACCTTCACTCCCTTGGGTGGTGTGCGCAAGGCGGGGTCCTGCGGTTTACCCACGCCTGGCATACGCTTTAAATTTGCCAGCATTGATGACCCCCGCCAGGAAGTGGCTTTGGGAGAACGCGGCGAAATCTGCGTGGCCGGTGCGAATATCATGAAAGGCTACTGGAACAAACCAGATGCGACCCGTGATGCATTTACTACTGACGGTTACTTCCGTACCGGCGATGTCGGGTACATGGATGCGGACGGGTTTGTGTATATCGTCGACCGCACCAAGGACATGATTTTGTCCGGCGGCTACAACGTCTATCCGCGCAATATAGAAGAAGCGATTTATGAACATCCGGCTGTCGCCGAAGTCAGCGTCATTGGCATCCCCGATGCATATCGTGGGCAAGCTGCCAAAGCCTTTATCAAACTCAAGACAGGTCAGATGGCTTTCAGCTTCGATGAATTGAAAGACTTCCTCAAGGACAGACTGGGCAAGCATGAAATGCCGCAAGCCATGGATATCCGTGCAGAGTTACCTAAAACCCCGGTAGGGAAATTGTCCAAAAAAGAATTGTATGAGGAAGAGGCCAAGAAGAGGGCCGCTGCCTGAGTTAGTCTGATCTACCTGATTAAACAAGTTTTTGCGCGTTTCTGCGGCTTTCTGGTTCCCTCCAGGAAGGCCGCAGTTTTTTATCTTATTTATTTTTCCCCGCAGATTTGACGGCTAACTTGACAGCTACATTGTCCTTCACGTGAGTTTGCAAATTCTGCAAATCTTTTGCACTATGCTTAACCACAATAGTCTTGGTATCTGCCACCTGAGCTTGGCTGCTGACTTGTAGTTCGGGTACGGCTTTTCTTGGCCTTACAGGCTGTGGATGATGCAGGAAGAACATGGCTTGCTCCAGTAGGATCAGGCTGAGCATATCGAGACATTCTTATCGAATTCAAGTGATTTATGTACATCAAGCCAGATTGCTGATTGCACTACGCAAATCCGGATAATCAAAAACAAAACCGTCTTCCAATAATTTTGCTGGCACGACGCGCTGGCCTTCCAGTAATAAATCAGCTTGCTCACCCAGCATCAGGCGCATAGGCCAGCCCGGGGTAGGGAAAAAGCTGGGGCGATGCAAGACACTGGCGGCGATAGTGCTGAACTGTTTTTGCGTGACTACTTCAGGTGCAGTAAAATTATAAGCTCTGTCCGGCGGCAGGCTGGCTTCATGCTGCCACAGGTGGGCAATGCCGCGCAATACATCGTGTACGTGTATCCACGATTGCCATTGTTTGCCGCTACCCAGCGCGCCACCCAGACCCAACTTGATGGGCAGCAGCATCATACCCAGTGCACCTTGCTGTCCCAGTACAACGCCGAAGCGCATCCTGGCTACTTTGATGCCGTAAGTAGTGGCGGCCTGGTTAGCTTGCTCCCATTCCTGGCACAGTTCTGACATGAAGATGGATTGTGGTGCTGCGCTTTCTGTCAATTCTCTGTCATCGCCTATTGCCTGTATGCCGTAATAACCTATGGCTGAGGCTGCCAGCAAGAGCCTGGGTTTGCTTTTTGCACGACTTATCCATGCAATAATTTCTTTCGTCAGGCCGGTGCGGCTATGACGCAATTCTGCCTTGCGTTTTTCTGACCAGCGCCAGCCCAGTATGCGTGCACCGGCCAGGTTGATGATGACATCGATGTGTTGATTTACTGGTAATTCCTGCATGGATGCAATGACCCTGATTCTGCCGTCAAATTTCCAGCTTGCCTGTTTGGGATTGCGGCTGAGTATCGTCACTTGCTGTCCATCCGCCAGCAAGGCTTTGACCAGCAAGCTGCCGATAAAACCGGTGGCACCAGTGACCAGAACCTGTTCTGATTGGTCGCTGAAATGGATAGTGGATGCCTGTTTATCCTTGTTTGCCAGTTTACCCAGTCGCAGTGCCGCTAGCCCATCACGTATGCCCGAGAGGCCAACGCCCACTCCACATAAGGCCAGAAATACACTGAGCCAGCCCTGTGGCTGCCATAGCATTTGTGTAGGAGCCGCAAACCACTCAGGTGTATTCAAGATCAACAAGGTGATAAAGGCACCACCATTGATGGCGAGTACGGTATGCGTCACGCGTTCAGTGGCTGGCAAAAGTCGGGTCTGGTCTTCAATCACAAAGTCCCACAAGGTTAAAACGATCTCGACGCCAAACACCAGCAACAACACGATGGCCCAGACACCTTGCCAGGCCCACGCTGACAAACCAACGAAGAGCAAACTGTAGATAAGCGCGCGGGTCGCATGTATGCCCAGCTCTTTGCGGGCGCTGGCGCGTTGTGGCAAGGCCTCGGTCAGTTCATGGTGATACAGTGTATCGAAAGCGCCGAGCAAGCCTTGTGCGGCCATTAATTGCAGGGCAAGCAGGTGGGTGTTCATGATGCAGCCTCAGGATGAATTTCCTTGAAAACGCCGACCTGGGTAAAGGTTCGGCCAAACAAGGCGTGTTTGATTTCTATGCGTATATTGAATTGCTCAGGATTGTCATTGCGATGACAGAGATAAGTTTTGCCCGGCGTAAAAATACCGGGTATGGGCATGCGGTAGCCCAGTACATCCCAGAAGTAACCATCGCTGGTGAAGTAGAGATTGCCTTCATGTACATGCAAGACCAGTTTCATACCGAGGCCCATGCCTACATATTCGAGCACTTCGCCTTTCTCACTTTCCTGCATGTAGGATGTGAATTGTATCGGTGGCCTGTTGTGCAGACGGTATATCCTCTGCTTGAAAATGGAAGGACAATCTGGTTTGGAATACACCATGATATCGACAGGAAAATCATGATCAGTGTAAGGGATCAAGGCCCCGGCGATCATCGGTTTGGTCAGGTGACCCAGGAGTTTGCCTATTCTTGAACAGCTCAGTTCACTGAGCTGGCCAGTGTAGTACAGTGGCTTGTCCGGTTCAGGGTTCTTGGCGAACCTGGTCTGGATATCCGGGTGCAGTTTCAACCATTCCTTGCCCAGGATTTTCCTGAATAATTCACCTTCGGATGGGATGGGCTTGCTATCTGGATTCATGCACTTCTTTCTGTATTTTCAGTATTCTTTGAGTCCATTTTCCATAAGATGAATAAGGGGGGATCATGCTTAGCACCGCGAATGCATCTATCCATACATTAATTAGCATATTCGCCTGCATGGAAATCAACATATCCTGCGGAGCCCATACCAGTATGCCTATCATCAGCCATAGCCAGGCAAAGCGGCTACGATGCTGGTTACCCAGGTAAATCAGCGCGCCCATCCACAAGCCCACAGTTTGCACGGTAGCGCCAAACAGACTCATCCACCAGACTTGCATATTGCGCGCCGCATCTGGCGCAGCCTGTGGCCAGAAATGGCTTTCTATGAGCTGGTGATAAACCTCGACCAGGCCAGTGGCACTGATCCAGGGTAACAAAATGCCGATCAGCAAATGAGTGAAAGCTGCGGCATACAGCCAGAGTATCAGCCATTTGCGTAATGAGGATTGTTTTTGTAGCATGGCTTTTCCTTTATTTCTTTAATTTCTGTCGTTACAGAAATTAAAGATTAAATGACGGCGACTGTCAAGTGATTTGCAGCATATCTTTTGAATCCGGCCATGGCGTACAATCACGCTGCACTTATTGTTTCATTCGTCTTTTCACTCGTCCTTTCACACATCAAGCACATACAAAACATGAAAGTCCTGCTCGTCGAAGACGACCCCATGATAGGTGAAAACATACAGATTGCCCTGGAAAGCGAAGCCAATCTGGTCGATTGGCTCAGCAACGGTGAAGCCGCCGAGGCTGCCCTACAATTCCATAGCTATGATGTGTTATTGCTGGACCTGAGCCTGCCACAGCGCGATGGCATGGACGTTTTAAAAGCCTTGCGCAAGCGCGGTGATACCTTGCCCGTGCTGGTCATGACCGCGCGCGACGCCGTGCCTGACCGCGTACGCGGCCTGCATGCAGGTGCAGACGATTACCTCGTCAAACCTTTTGATCTGGATGAGTTGATCGCCCGCATGCATGCCCTGGTAAGGCGTTCGCATGGGCGTACTGATACTTCTTATGTATGCGGCGACGTCGTCGTTAATACCACGACGCGGCAAGTATTTAGTGGTACAGAGCAGGTCATACTGTCTTCGCGTGAATGGACAATACTTGATGCTCTGGTAGCACGGCCTGGTGCCATACTGTCGCGCAGCCGTCTGGAGGACCAGTTATTCGGTGCCACTTCAGAGATAGAAAGCAATGCGGTTGAAGTGTATATCCACGGCTTGCGGAAAAAGCTGGGACAAAAATTCATCGTCAATGTGCGTGGCGTCGGCTATATGGTAGAGAAAAGCGCATGAAGTCTTTGCGCCTGCAAATGATGCTCTTGTTTGGCATCGCCATTCTGGCCGCCGCAGCCCTGCAGTTTGCCAGTTCGCTGCATGCGGCCATTGGTGAAGCCAACAAACTGTTTGATTACCACATGCAGCAAATGGCACTGGCCTTGCAGGATGGTGATTTTGACCAGGTTGATTGGCATAATTTGCCAGGTACTGAGATTGATGATTTTGATTTTGTCGTCCAGGTCTGGTCAGAAGATGGTGCCAGGGTTTACCAGTCACGCCAGCACCGCAGCCTGCCCAAGCAAGCTGCGCTAGGCTATTCAACAGTGACGCTGGAAAACGGCGACTGGCGTGTGTATGCTGCAGAAGAAAACAAGCGCGTCATCCAGGTTGCGCAAAAAATGGGTTCACGCAGGGACAGGGCGATATCCTTTGCACTGAGTACCTTGTGGCCGGTGATACCGGTTTCTTTGCTCCTGTTTTGCGCAGTCTGGTGGGGCATCAACTCTGTGCTGGCACCTCTTAATCGCATAGGTAGCGAGCTGGCCAACCGCAATGCCAATTCGACTGATCCGGTGTCGTCAGACGGCGTGCCAAAAGAAGTTTCCCTGCTGGTGACGGAATTGAATTCGCTGCTGAGTCGCATGGGTCTGGCGATACAATCACAACAGCGTTTTGTGGCAGATGCCGCGCATGAGCTCAGGTCGCCCATCACCGCCTTGCGTTTGCAAGTACAAAATCTGGGCAGGGTCAAGGATGAAAACAGTCATGAACAAGCCATCAATCGCCTGCTGGGTGGTGTCGATAGAGCTTCACGACTGGTAGAACAATTGCTGGCGCTGGCCAGGCAAGACCCGACTTCACAAGCCAGCCTGAGCTTCCAAAACGTCACGCTGAATACCTGTATAGAACAGGCAGTCAGCGATGTCATGCCCTTTGCGCAATCCAGAAAAATAGCTATCAATGCAGAAATGCCTGAACTGCTTGAACTGCAAGGTGATAGCGAAAGTCTGCGCATCATGATACGCAACCTGCTCGACAATGCCGTGCGCTATATACAGGACGAGGGCAGGGTACAGATCAGTCTCAGCCGCGACAAAGATGGTGTGCGGCTCGGTATACAGGATACTGGCGACGGCATCGCGCCAGAAGAACGTGAACGTATCTTTGACCGCTTTTATCGCGTTGCAGGGACGAATAAAAGCGGCAGCGGACTGGGTCTGGCCATCGCCAAGGCGATTGCTGACCGCCACCATGCCACTATCAGCCTGACGGATGCCGCCCTGGGCGGGCTGGAAGTAATCATCCTGTTTCCTGCTACTCATACCCTGCCTGGCTGAAAAACACTCACATTTTTGACAAAATTCTGTGTTTGATTGCTGGCAATGCGGTTTTTTAAGATTCGCCTAAGTTTCCTGAGGCAAGATAGCATTGCTTCATACTACCTGGTAGCGCCTCGCTTACGCGCCAGGTTTGAATCGACCAATTAAAAATTTAGAGGGTATTTACATGCGTGCAATTAACACAATCAATAGCGCTGCCGGGTTGGTAGCAGTAGCAGTTTTATTGGCAGCTTGCAGTTCGCCAGTAAAAGTGGCTGAACAACCAACACAACAACCTGCAACAACGACTAAGCCTCCGGTTACTGATACACGTAGTGTCACGGCAGTAAAAACTGAAATAGATCCGTTGAATGATCCAAACAGCCCATTGGCAAAACGCAGCGTCTATTTTGATTTCGACCAATATGTAGTCAAAACTGAATACAGTGGTACGGTTAACGCTCACTCTAAATATCTGAGCGCCAACAATGGCAAAAAAATCCTGATTCAGGGTAATACCGACGAACGTGGTGGCCGTGAATACAACCTGGCGCTGGGCCAGAAACGTGCTGAAGCCGTGCGCAAGTCCCTGTCCCTGCTGGGAGTGCCTGAAGCGCAAATGGAGGCAGTCTCCCTGGGTAAAGAAAAACCAAAAGCCACAGGTAGCGATGAAGCTGCATGGGCAGAAAACCGCCGTGCAGATATTATCTACTCCGGTAAGTAATCTTCAGTTGTGAAAAAACCGGTTTGCATGCAGCGAGCAAAACTTGCCGACTGTATGCAAGCTGGTTTTTCTCTATAATGTTGACGCAAAATTGTTATATTCGGGTTTGTCCCTTTGCCTTAGCAATTTTGCGTCAGCCTTATTTGTTTAATCCCGTGACAGAATCGATGTGCCCAGATGTTGAAGCCCAAGCTGTTAGTTGTTCTGATGTTGTACTGCGGCAGCCTGTCTGCCATGCAATTAAGTTCTCAAAATGCCATTGTTGTTGATGAGCGCAATGGCCAGGTTTTGCTGGAAAAAAATTCCGATGTGGTCGTACCCATTGCTTCGCTGACCAAGCTCATGACAGCCATGGTGCTGCTCGACAGCAAGGCGAACATGGATGAGAAAATCTCCATAGAAGAAGAGGATAAAGACCAGCTCAAGCATAGCCGCTCCCATGTTCCTATAGGTTCAAGCCTGACGCGCCGGGAGGCCTTGCAACTGGCACTGATGTCTTCTGATAACCGTGCCGCCGCTGCACTGTCCCGCACTTATCCTGGTGGTCAGGGTGCCTTCATGGTCGCGGTCAAATCCAAATTGGTCGCTCTGGGTATGGGGCACACCGTCATTCGCGAAGCGACAGGCTTGTCGCCAGAAAATACTTCGACAGCTGCTGACCTGGTGAAGATGGCGCAGGCTGCATCACGTTATCCGGAAATTGCCGACATCACGACCGACAGTGAAGACAGTGTCACCTTGAAGAATGGGCTCAGCCGTGAATTCCATAACACTAATCGCCTGATCGGTAAAAAAGGCTGGGATATCCTGCTATCAAAAACCGGCTTCACCAATGAAGCCGGTGCCTGTCTGATCATGCGAGTCAAATTGGCAGGCAAAAAAGCCACCATGATTTTGTTGAATGCACGGGCTGGTTCGGCGCGCTGGACTGATGCATTGAATATAGGCAAATTGTTGGGCTATAAAGAAGAAATCAAGGCAAAGATAAGCCGAAGACACAGGCATCATCGCTGATCTTGTCCTCCCATGTCAGTGCGCTTGTTTGATGATAAGTGGATGCCAGCAGCTTGTGCTAGCATGACTATTCTCAAATGAACCCTGACAGGTAAAACCATGACCCGCTTGGTCGAAATCCGCACTTATCGTCTCAAACCCGGCGTTGCCGAGGCCTTCCATCATGCCGTGCATACCGTTGCTGTGCCCATGCTGAAAAGCAGGAATATGGATGTAGTCGCCTATGGGCATTCTGATCATGAAGAAGCGACTTATTACCTGATACGTTCTTATGCCAGCCGCGCAGCTTTGGAAGCAGAGCAAGATGCCTTCTATGGTTCCAGCGAATGGAAAAATGGCCCCAGGGCAGAGTTGGTCGATCGCATCGAGACGTATATGAATACTCTGATCTGGTTGTCAGAAGACGCTATCATTAGCATGCGCGAGTTGAACAAAGCGTAGATAGCCTGCTACAGTCTCGGTCAGTGCTATGCAGGGCTTACGCAGCTCCATTCTCTTGATCAAAGGTCTGCCTCGATAATTTGATTTGTTCAAAATTCTTGTCTGCCCACTCTACCAGGGCGCCCAAAGGCAGCATGACCGAGATACCTAGCGGGGTCAATTCATATTCCACGCTGGGTGGTTTGGTTGGGAACACTTTCCGGCTCAGTAAACCGTCCCTTTCCAAATCGCGCAAAGACTGTGTCAGCATGCGCTTGGAAATGTCAGGCACCTGCTTATGCAACTGACTAAAGCGCAGAGGGCCTGCTTGCAGCGTCAGCAAGATCAGCGGCGTCCATTTGGTGCTGATATGGTCGAGCACATTCCTGACCGGGCACAAGTCCGTATCAAAATCCGATGCCATCCCCAAGCTTTTAACCTGGTTCACTTTTGGTAACCTGGACACGAAAAACTGCCTCCTTACAATTTTTAGACATAGTCTCTATTATAGACCTTGATTCGATCGCTAATACAAGTATATCGAAACAAGGAGATGCTTTGTCATGAAAAAACAGTTGCACAAATTCAAGAAAAACCTGATTTCGGGCGCAATGATCACGCTTGCGTTCACGACATTGTCTGTCGTTTTGCCATCTAGCAGTCATGCGCAGGAGCCAGTTGCCGGGGTTGAAAACCCTGACCTGCTGTTCACCAGCAGCGATCCAAAGCTGCATGCCAACAAGCAGGTGGTCTATCACATTGTGAAAGACTTGCTGGAGGCGGGCCATTGGGAGCTGGCAGACAAGTATCTGTCCAAACGCTACCTGCAACACAACCCGAACGCAGCGTCCGGCCTCGATGGCGTGGTCAGGTATTTTGTCGAAGTCAGAAAAGTCCAGGCCACACCCATACCGGAAAAGATGACGAAACCCGTGGTTGCAGTCATCGCCGAAGGTGACCTGGTAACAGTCATGTATCCCTTGCCAGTCAGGGACAAGACCACCAACAAGCTTTTATACACCACCACCTGGTTTGATACCTGGCGGATAGTGGATGGAAAAGCAGATGAACACTGGGATTCTGCACTTAAAAATTGATGAATTTTGATGAGCGTTGACGAATTTTCACATAACAGGAGAAATAAATATGATCGCAGTAACAGGAGCAAGTGGGCAATTGGGACGTCTGGTGATACAGACCTTGTTGGACACGGTCCCGGCGAATCAGATCGTTGCCATCGTCAGGGATGTCAGCAAGGCAGAGGATTTGCGCGCCAGCGGCGTACAGGTTCGCCAGGGTGATTACAGCCAGCCAGAGACTTTGGCTACG
It encodes the following:
- a CDS encoding long-chain fatty acid--CoA ligase, producing the protein MRDLQPWIKSYPAGVHWDADLPISSVPQLLHDAVAKWPDLPALEFMGKKTSYAELQKLVNQATKGFQQLGVKPGVHVGLYLPNTPHYVISFFAILQAGGTVVNYSPLDAEKVLEHKIADSHTDMLVTLDMVMLYPQMAKMLGHTRLQKLIIGNIPEMTPYPDAVRANLDKAGQLSAIPDDAQHLLFAKLLDNDGDYTPIPAIDPKEAIATLQYTGGTTGLPKGAMLTHVNLTTACSQIMETTNIEPRVLEEGKEKLLAVLPLFHIYALTVDMLFGIRLGAEIVLHTRFDADAVVKDLANKKITVFPGVPTMYTAIINHPQIKEYDLSALKFCNSGGAPLPTEVLQQFQALTGCTLLEGWGMTETSPTGTFTPLGGVRKAGSCGLPTPGIRFKFASIDDPRQEVALGERGEICVAGANIMKGYWNKPDATRDAFTTDGYFRTGDVGYMDADGFVYIVDRTKDMILSGGYNVYPRNIEEAIYEHPAVAEVSVIGIPDAYRGQAAKAFIKLKTGQMAFSFDELKDFLKDRLGKHEMPQAMDIRAELPKTPVGKLSKKELYEEEAKKRAAA
- a CDS encoding TIGR01777 family oxidoreductase is translated as MNTHLLALQLMAAQGLLGAFDTLYHHELTEALPQRASARKELGIHATRALIYSLLFVGLSAWAWQGVWAIVLLLVFGVEIVLTLWDFVIEDQTRLLPATERVTHTVLAINGGAFITLLILNTPEWFAAPTQMLWQPQGWLSVFLALCGVGVGLSGIRDGLAALRLGKLANKDKQASTIHFSDQSEQVLVTGATGFIGSLLVKALLADGQQVTILSRNPKQASWKFDGRIRVIASMQELPVNQHIDVIINLAGARILGWRWSEKRKAELRHSRTGLTKEIIAWISRAKSKPRLLLAASAIGYYGIQAIGDDRELTESAAPQSIFMSELCQEWEQANQAATTYGIKVARMRFGVVLGQQGALGMMLLPIKLGLGGALGSGKQWQSWIHVHDVLRGIAHLWQHEASLPPDRAYNFTAPEVVTQKQFSTIAASVLHRPSFFPTPGWPMRLMLGEQADLLLEGQRVVPAKLLEDGFVFDYPDLRSAISNLA
- a CDS encoding DUF4166 domain-containing protein, which translates into the protein MNPDSKPIPSEGELFRKILGKEWLKLHPDIQTRFAKNPEPDKPLYYTGQLSELSCSRIGKLLGHLTKPMIAGALIPYTDHDFPVDIMVYSKPDCPSIFKQRIYRLHNRPPIQFTSYMQESEKGEVLEYVGMGLGMKLVLHVHEGNLYFTSDGYFWDVLGYRMPIPGIFTPGKTYLCHRNDNPEQFNIRIEIKHALFGRTFTQVGVFKEIHPEAAS
- a CDS encoding cell division protein, whose protein sequence is MLQKQSSLRKWLILWLYAAAFTHLLIGILLPWISATGLVEVYHQLIESHFWPQAAPDAARNMQVWWMSLFGATVQTVGLWMGALIYLGNQHRSRFAWLWLMIGILVWAPQDMLISMQANMLINVWIDAFAVLSMIPPYSSYGKWTQRILKIQKEVHESR
- a CDS encoding response regulator; the protein is MKVLLVEDDPMIGENIQIALESEANLVDWLSNGEAAEAALQFHSYDVLLLDLSLPQRDGMDVLKALRKRGDTLPVLVMTARDAVPDRVRGLHAGADDYLVKPFDLDELIARMHALVRRSHGRTDTSYVCGDVVVNTTTRQVFSGTEQVILSSREWTILDALVARPGAILSRSRLEDQLFGATSEIESNAVEVYIHGLRKKLGQKFIVNVRGVGYMVEKSA
- a CDS encoding ATP-binding protein, translating into MKSLRLQMMLLFGIAILAAAALQFASSLHAAIGEANKLFDYHMQQMALALQDGDFDQVDWHNLPGTEIDDFDFVVQVWSEDGARVYQSRQHRSLPKQAALGYSTVTLENGDWRVYAAEENKRVIQVAQKMGSRRDRAISFALSTLWPVIPVSLLLFCAVWWGINSVLAPLNRIGSELANRNANSTDPVSSDGVPKEVSLLVTELNSLLSRMGLAIQSQQRFVADAAHELRSPITALRLQVQNLGRVKDENSHEQAINRLLGGVDRASRLVEQLLALARQDPTSQASLSFQNVTLNTCIEQAVSDVMPFAQSRKIAINAEMPELLELQGDSESLRIMIRNLLDNAVRYIQDEGRVQISLSRDKDGVRLGIQDTGDGIAPEERERIFDRFYRVAGTNKSGSGLGLAIAKAIADRHHATISLTDAALGGLEVIILFPATHTLPG
- the pal gene encoding peptidoglycan-associated lipoprotein Pal — its product is MRAINTINSAAGLVAVAVLLAACSSPVKVAEQPTQQPATTTKPPVTDTRSVTAVKTEIDPLNDPNSPLAKRSVYFDFDQYVVKTEYSGTVNAHSKYLSANNGKKILIQGNTDERGGREYNLALGQKRAEAVRKSLSLLGVPEAQMEAVSLGKEKPKATGSDEAAWAENRRADIIYSGK
- a CDS encoding serine hydrolase, which codes for MLKPKLLVVLMLYCGSLSAMQLSSQNAIVVDERNGQVLLEKNSDVVVPIASLTKLMTAMVLLDSKANMDEKISIEEEDKDQLKHSRSHVPIGSSLTRREALQLALMSSDNRAAAALSRTYPGGQGAFMVAVKSKLVALGMGHTVIREATGLSPENTSTAADLVKMAQAASRYPEIADITTDSEDSVTLKNGLSREFHNTNRLIGKKGWDILLSKTGFTNEAGACLIMRVKLAGKKATMILLNARAGSARWTDALNIGKLLGYKEEIKAKISRRHRHHR
- a CDS encoding NIPSNAP family protein, which codes for MTRLVEIRTYRLKPGVAEAFHHAVHTVAVPMLKSRNMDVVAYGHSDHEEATYYLIRSYASRAALEAEQDAFYGSSEWKNGPRAELVDRIETYMNTLIWLSEDAIISMRELNKA
- a CDS encoding helix-turn-helix domain-containing protein, encoding MSRLPKVNQVKSLGMASDFDTDLCPVRNVLDHISTKWTPLILLTLQAGPLRFSQLHKQVPDISKRMLTQSLRDLERDGLLSRKVFPTKPPSVEYELTPLGISVMLPLGALVEWADKNFEQIKLSRQTFDQENGAA
- a CDS encoding nuclear transport factor 2 family protein; this translates as MKKQLHKFKKNLISGAMITLAFTTLSVVLPSSSHAQEPVAGVENPDLLFTSSDPKLHANKQVVYHIVKDLLEAGHWELADKYLSKRYLQHNPNAASGLDGVVRYFVEVRKVQATPIPEKMTKPVVAVIAEGDLVTVMYPLPVRDKTTNKLLYTTTWFDTWRIVDGKADEHWDSALKN